One window of the Triticum dicoccoides isolate Atlit2015 ecotype Zavitan chromosome 3B, WEW_v2.0, whole genome shotgun sequence genome contains the following:
- the LOC119275952 gene encoding uncharacterized protein LOC119275952 has product MCPMELNGPPFGQPTTPAPFEQSHVQVPTQDEFDDIEKLTLLSLEFTSSAEDDPIRKVILDEMKKIKSGKELVEEVRKIEKNINAGSTISSQLELSVAEISMDTCEVPTPSHFVEQDSKCLEQEIPQIEEDELEDKEQDGQELQFPSDQVEDSSSITPEEVQEAAVDEDEEHEIHLPIVVPERDVSGLLNPLDDMMPCDFFATTLHYMMPSVKVDLKKYLLGYDHIYPVSGITHINDDHIYFPRARPMLNETYHSYASLELNEKYHPHVSVDFAHFYHSKHVLYSYAYVIGYSIDDLEGIYPITCSCCLCESYFRFLLVHESIHADQVRDDIPWDPGGPKAWR; this is encoded by the coding sequence ATGTGTCCAATGGAGTTAAATGGTCCTCCATTTGGTCAACCAACAACTCCAGCACCTTTCGAGCAATCTCATGTGCAAGTGCCCACACAAGATGAATTTGATGATATAGAGAAGCTCACATTGCTTAGTCTCGAGTTCACTTCGAGTGCCGAGGATGATCCTATTAGGAAGGTTATACTAGAtgaaatgaagaagatcaagagtgGAAAAGAGCTAGTGGAAGAAGTAAGGAAGATTGAGAAGAACATCAACGCTGGCAGCACTATTTCTTCACAACTTGAGTTGAGTGTGGCTGAGATATCCATGGATACATGTGAGGTTCCAACACCTTCACATTTCGTTGAGCAAGATAGCAAGTGCCTTGAGCAAGAGATACCTCAGATTGAAGAAGATGAACTAGAAGACAAGGAACAAGATGGTCAAGAGCTGCAATTCCCAAGTGATCAAGTTGAAGACTCATCATCTATTACTCCTGAAGAAGTACAAGaagctgctgtagatgaagatgaagaacatgAGATTCATTTGCCTATTGTCGTACCAGAGCGTGATGTGTCAGGTTTACTCAATCCTCTTGATGACATGATGCCTTGTGATTTCTTTGCTACCACCTTGCATTACATGATGCCATCTGTTAAAGTAGATTTGAAAAAGTATTTGCTTGGATATGATCATATATACCCTGTTAGTGGCATTACTCACATTAATGATGATCACATTTACTTTCCTCGTGCTAGACCTATGCTTAATGAAACATATCATTCTTATGCTAGTCTTGAGCTTAATGAAAAATATCATCCTCATGTTAGTGTTGACTTTGCTCATTTCTACCATTCTAAACATGTGCTTTATAGCTATGCTTATGTAATTGGGTACTCTATTGATGATTTAGAGGGCATCTACCCTATCACTTGTAGTTGTTGTTTGTGTGAGTCCTATTTCAGGTTTTTGCTTGTGCATGAATCAATACATGCTGACCAAGTTCGAGATGACATCCCATGGGATCCTGGTGGACCCAAAGCATGGCGATGA